AAGATCAAGGAAATCGACGAACTGCTCGATGCACGCAACATCGGCCTCGTCATCGTCGATCATCCGCTTTCCCCCGTTCAGCAGCGCAATCTCGAGAAGGAATGGGTGGCCAAGGTCATCGACCGAACCGGGCTCATTCTCGAAATCTTCGGCGAGCGCGCCTCCACCAAGGAGGGACGACTGCAGGTCGAGCTTGCGCATCTGAACTATCAGCGCGGCCGCCTTGTCAGAAGCTGGACGCACCTGGAGCGCCAGCGCGGCGGCGGCGGTTTCATGGGCGGTCCCGGCGAAACCCAGATCGAGGCCGACCGGAGGCTCTTGCGCGAACGGATCACCAAGCTGGAGCGCGAGCTTGAGCAGGTGGTGCGCACGCGAAAGCTCCATCGCTCCAAGCGCAAGAAGGTGCCGCATCCGATTGTGGCGCTCGTCGGCTATACCAACGCCGGAAAATCAACCCTGTTCAACCGGATCACCGGGGCAGGGGTGCTGGCCGAGGACATGCTGTTCGCCACGCTTGATCCGACGCTGAGGCGCATGAAGCTGCCGCATGGACGCACCGTCATCCTGTCCGACACTGTGGGTTTTATCTCCGACCTTCCGACCCATCTCGTCGCTGCCTTCCGCGCGACGCTGGAGGAGGTGCTGGAGGCCGACCTGATACTCCATGTGCGCGACATGGCCGATCCCGCGCGCGATGCGCAGTCCGACGACGTGCTGCGCATTCTCGGCGAACTCGGCATTGACGAAAAGGCGCAGAACGAGCGGATCATCGAGGTCTGGAACAAGCTTGACCTTCTTGAGAGCGAAGAGCACGACGCGCTGATGGCGCGGGCGGCTGCCAGCGATGCGGTGATGGGCGTTTCTGCCGTGACCGGCGAGGGCGTCGATGCGCTCGTGGAACAGATCGCGGCGCGGCTGGCGGGCGTTCTCACCGAAACGACCATCATGCTTTCGCCGGACAGGCTTCATCTTCTGCCGTGGATCTACGAACACGCGATCGTTGACGCGCGCCGCGACCTTGAGGATGGCTCCGTTACCCTTGACATCCGCGTGCCCGGCGCCGAGGCCCAGCGGCTGGAGAGCATGCTGGCCGAGTAGCCCTGCGGGGATCGAGCGCTTCCGCTTGGGAGCGCCTTTCCCCGCTCGGCCTCACCTCCGCCTTGCTTCCGTCGCTCCCGATCCCCGCCCAAAAAAGACGTTATCCGCTCGGAGCACGATACACAAAAGGCCGGTCACATGGACCGGCCTTCGACGTTTCTGCGCGTTCTCGAAGCGCGCTGTCAGCGATCGGCGATCGCCACAAAATCGCGTTCGGCGGCCCCCGTGTAGAGCTGGCGCGGACGGCCAATGCGCTGTTCCGGATCCTCGATCATCTCGTTCCACTGGGCGATCCAGCCGACCGTGCGGGCAAGGGCGAACAGCACGGTGAACATGGTGGTGGGGAAGCCGAGCGCCTTCAGCGTGATGCCGGAATAGAAGTCGATGTTCGGATAGAGCTTCTTCTCGATGAAGTACTCGTCCGTCAGCGCGATCTTTTCCAGTTCCATGGCCACATCGAGGAGCGGATCGTCCTTGATGCCGAGCTCGCCCAGAACCTCGTGGCAGGTCTTCTGCATGATCTTGGCGCGGGGATCATAGTTCTTGTAGACGCGGTGGCCGAAGCCCATCAGGCGGAAGGGGTCGTCGCGGTCCTTTGCGCGGGCGATGTATTCGGGAATGCGGTCAACGGAGCCGATTTCCTCGAGCATGTTGAGCGCAGCCTCGTTGGCGCCGCCATGCGCCGGGCCCCAGAGGCAGGCTATGCCGGCCGCGATGCAGGCGAACGGGTTCGCGCCCGAAGAACCGGCGAGGCGCACGGTCGAGGTCGAAGCGTTCTGCTCGTGGTCGGCATGCAGGATGAAGATGCGGTCAAGGGCGCGCGACAGGATCGGGTTGACCTTGTATTCCTCGCACGGCGTGGCGAAGCACATGTGCAGGAAATTCGCCGCATAGTCGAGGTCGTTGCGCGGGTAAACGAAGGGTTCGCCGACATGGTACTTGTAGGCCATCGCCGCGATCGTCGGGATCTTCGCGATCATCCGGATGCTGGCGATCTCGCGCTTGTAGGGGTCCGAGATGTCGATCGAGTCGTGGTAGAATGCCGACATGGCACCGACCGCGCCGCAGATGATAGCCATCGGATGGGCATCGCGGCGGAAGCCGGTGAAGAGCCGCGTCAACTGTTCATGGATCATCGTGTGGTGGGTGACGCGGAAGTCGAAATCCTTCTTCTGCGTTGCCGTCGGCAGCTCGCCGAACAGCAGCAGATAGCACACTTCCAGGAAGTCCGCATTTTCGGCCAGCTGGTCGATCGGATAGCCGCGATGCAGCAGCACGCCCTGGTCGCCGTCGATGTAGGTGATCGTGGACTTGCACGACGCGGTTGAGGTGAAGCCAGGGTCGTATGTGAACATGCCCGACTGTTTGTAGAGCGAGGCGATGTCGAGCACTTTTGGACCGAAGGTGCCTGCTTCGACGTTCAGTTCCAGTTCCTGTCCGTCCAAGATGAGTTTGCCAGTTTCCGTCATGCTATCCTCCAAATCTTCCAGCGCGACACGCGTGAGATACACGAGCAAAGGTATGAACTAGGTATAGGATCGATGCGCCGCTGCCAAGCCGCTGAACGGTTCATGTTGCGGTGCAATTGATGATTTATAATTGCGTTTAGCAAGTTTTTTCATGATCTGAAAAGGAAAATTTGCCGACCGTCTCCGCCTGCAACGTTGCATTTCATTGCGACCGGATACACGATACCGGACGTTGCACGCGGGCGGGCGGAATGGAAGAGGAACGGGAGCAATCTGAAGGCCTGGAACGCCGCCCCGGCGGAAGGGGCGGCCGCTGGAAGGGGCATGCCCGCCGCCGTTTGAGGCGGCCATTCCGTGCCTTGCCGTACAACCGGAGCGCTTATGCCGGTCCGCAACGACCGGTGGGGCGTTTTGTCGCGCTTGCTGGCGAGGAACTCGCCTTCGGCCGGGCCTTTCTGTTTGTCCCGCTGTTGATGGCATTCGGCGCGGCATGGTGGTTTTCGAGGCCTGTATCGCCTGCGTTCTGGGGCCTGCTGCTCTATTGGGCAATTGCCGTCCTTTCGTGGTCGATGCTGCGGCATGGGCGACCGGCGGGAAGGCTTGCGGCCGGCCTTGCCGCGGCATTCCTGACGGGCGCGGTGTTCGCGCAGTTCGAGGTCCTCAGACTTTCGACGGTCATGCTGGATTCGCCCGTAACCACGCGCCTCACCGGCCTCGTCGAGGCGCGCGAGCCGACCGACAGCGGATGGCGCTATGTCGTGCGGGTCCTTGCAACGGAAGAGCCGGCGATCCGCCGTGCGCCGGAGCGGGTCACGCTTGTGGCCCGCGGCAAGTCGCCGCCGGTCGGGATCGGCGGCGCGATGACCGGCGTCGCGCGTCTTTCCCCGCCGTCCGGCCCGGCGCTGCCCGGTCTGGTCGATTTCGGGTTTCTCTCCTATTTCGACGGTATCGGCGCGGTCGGTTTCCTCTACGGCGCCCCGCAGCCGTTGCCGGCACCCGCGT
This window of the Martelella lutilitoris genome carries:
- the gltA gene encoding citrate synthase; amino-acid sequence: MTETGKLILDGQELELNVEAGTFGPKVLDIASLYKQSGMFTYDPGFTSTASCKSTITYIDGDQGVLLHRGYPIDQLAENADFLEVCYLLLFGELPTATQKKDFDFRVTHHTMIHEQLTRLFTGFRRDAHPMAIICGAVGAMSAFYHDSIDISDPYKREIASIRMIAKIPTIAAMAYKYHVGEPFVYPRNDLDYAANFLHMCFATPCEEYKVNPILSRALDRIFILHADHEQNASTSTVRLAGSSGANPFACIAAGIACLWGPAHGGANEAALNMLEEIGSVDRIPEYIARAKDRDDPFRLMGFGHRVYKNYDPRAKIMQKTCHEVLGELGIKDDPLLDVAMELEKIALTDEYFIEKKLYPNIDFYSGITLKALGFPTTMFTVLFALARTVGWIAQWNEMIEDPEQRIGRPRQLYTGAAERDFVAIADR
- the hflX gene encoding GTPase HflX; the encoded protein is MTDTFFPESEYENRDSSRALVLVPVIKAQRGSEGEATSRAPESRLQEAVGLARAIGLDVVASEIVTVNEPRPATLIGTGKIKEIDELLDARNIGLVIVDHPLSPVQQRNLEKEWVAKVIDRTGLILEIFGERASTKEGRLQVELAHLNYQRGRLVRSWTHLERQRGGGGFMGGPGETQIEADRRLLRERITKLERELEQVVRTRKLHRSKRKKVPHPIVALVGYTNAGKSTLFNRITGAGVLAEDMLFATLDPTLRRMKLPHGRTVILSDTVGFISDLPTHLVAAFRATLEEVLEADLILHVRDMADPARDAQSDDVLRILGELGIDEKAQNERIIEVWNKLDLLESEEHDALMARAAASDAVMGVSAVTGEGVDALVEQIAARLAGVLTETTIMLSPDRLHLLPWIYEHAIVDARRDLEDGSVTLDIRVPGAEAQRLESMLAE